A genome region from Carya illinoinensis cultivar Pawnee chromosome 2, C.illinoinensisPawnee_v1, whole genome shotgun sequence includes the following:
- the LOC122299432 gene encoding common plant regulatory factor 1-like isoform X1, translating to MGKHEEGKCSKSEKPSSPATADKTNQINIHGHPGWAAMQAYYGPQVTLPPYYNPAVTSGHAPHPNMWGTPQPVMPPYGATYAAIYPHGGVYAHPAIPLAVSPLTIETPTKSGNTDRGLMRKLKEFDGLAMSIGNSTGESSEGGAERRLSQSLETEGSSDGNTTRVQANQARRKRSHEGTPTTECDGKIETPASPVSAKDVNAAPDKALCAIVTPGSVAGNSVGAVVSPGMATSLEPRNNTNMNSKTTTTGVPLSCTNDRELKRERRKQSNRESARKSRLKKQAETEELARKVESLTAENASIRSEIDRVTEHSGKLRLENVILMEKLKNAQLGQTEEIILNSIDNKRRPLPVSTENLLSRVNNSGSIVQSTEEKSDMYENNSKSGAKLHPLLDASPRADAMAAG from the exons ATGGGAAAACATGAAGAGGGAAAGTGTTCTAAGTCCGAGAAACCATCTTCACCAGCAACAGCG GATAAGACTAATCAGATTAATATTCACGGCCATCCTGGTTGGGCAGCCATGCAG GCATATTATGGCCCCCAAGTCACTCTTCCGCCATATTACAACCCTGCCGTGACTTCAGGCCATGCTCCTCACCCAAATATGTGGGGCACACCTCAG CCAGTGATGCCACCTTATGGGGCAACTTATGCAGCAATCTACCCACATGGAGGGGTTTATGCACATCCTGCTATTCCTCTT GCTGTATCTCCTTTGACAATAGAAACGCCTACAAAGTCTGGAAATACAGACCGAGGTTTAATGAGGAAGTTGAAAGAATTTGATGGGCTTGCAATGTCAATAGGCAACAGCACTGGTGAGAGCTCTGAGGGTGGGGCTGAACGTAGGCTGTCACAGAG TTTGGAGACCGAAGGTTCCAGTGATGGGAACACCACCAGG GTTCAGGCAAATCAAGCCAGGAGGAAAAGAAGCCATGAGGGAACACCCACCACTG AATGTGATGGCAAGATTGAGACCCCGGCCAGTCCAGTTTCTGCTAAGGATGTAAATGCAGCTCCTGACAAGGCCTTGTGCGCAATTGTCACTCCTGGTAGTGTTGCTGGAAACTCTGTTGGGGCTGTTGTTTCCCCTGGCATGGCCACATCATTGGAGCCCAGGAACAATACTAATATGAATTCAAAGACAACAACTACTGGTGTCCCGCTGTCCTGCACG AATGATAGGGAGCTGAAACGAGAGAGGAGGAAGCAGTCTAATCGAGAATCTGCTAGAAAGTCCAGGTTGAAGAAGCAG GCTGAGACAGAAGAACTTGCACGTAAAGTCGAATCCTTGACTGCTGAGAATGCATCAATAAGATCTGAGATAGATCGAGTGACAGAACACTCCGGGAAGCTGAGGCTagaaaatgttatattaatg GAGAAACTGAAAAATGCTCAACTAGGACAGACAGAAGAGATCATTTTGAACAGCATTGACAACAAGAGGAGGCCCCTACCTGTTAGTACAGAGAACCTGTTGTCAAGAGTTAATAATTCGGGTTCCATTGTTCAGAGCACTGAGGAAAAGAGTGACATGTATGAGAACAACTCCAAATCAGGTGCCAAGCTACATCCACTCTTAGATGCGAGTCCCAGGGCCGATGCCATGGCTGCTGGCTAA
- the LOC122299432 gene encoding common plant regulatory factor 1-like isoform X2 — MGKHEEGKCSKSEKPSSPATADKTNQINIHGHPGWAAMQAYYGPQVTLPPYYNPAVTSGHAPHPNMWGTPQPVMPPYGATYAAIYPHGGVYAHPAIPLAVSPLTIETPTKSGNTDRGLMRKLKEFDGLAMSIGNSTGESSEGGAERRLSQSLETEGSSDGNTTRANQARRKRSHEGTPTTECDGKIETPASPVSAKDVNAAPDKALCAIVTPGSVAGNSVGAVVSPGMATSLEPRNNTNMNSKTTTTGVPLSCTNDRELKRERRKQSNRESARKSRLKKQAETEELARKVESLTAENASIRSEIDRVTEHSGKLRLENVILMEKLKNAQLGQTEEIILNSIDNKRRPLPVSTENLLSRVNNSGSIVQSTEEKSDMYENNSKSGAKLHPLLDASPRADAMAAG, encoded by the exons ATGGGAAAACATGAAGAGGGAAAGTGTTCTAAGTCCGAGAAACCATCTTCACCAGCAACAGCG GATAAGACTAATCAGATTAATATTCACGGCCATCCTGGTTGGGCAGCCATGCAG GCATATTATGGCCCCCAAGTCACTCTTCCGCCATATTACAACCCTGCCGTGACTTCAGGCCATGCTCCTCACCCAAATATGTGGGGCACACCTCAG CCAGTGATGCCACCTTATGGGGCAACTTATGCAGCAATCTACCCACATGGAGGGGTTTATGCACATCCTGCTATTCCTCTT GCTGTATCTCCTTTGACAATAGAAACGCCTACAAAGTCTGGAAATACAGACCGAGGTTTAATGAGGAAGTTGAAAGAATTTGATGGGCTTGCAATGTCAATAGGCAACAGCACTGGTGAGAGCTCTGAGGGTGGGGCTGAACGTAGGCTGTCACAGAG TTTGGAGACCGAAGGTTCCAGTGATGGGAACACCACCAGG GCAAATCAAGCCAGGAGGAAAAGAAGCCATGAGGGAACACCCACCACTG AATGTGATGGCAAGATTGAGACCCCGGCCAGTCCAGTTTCTGCTAAGGATGTAAATGCAGCTCCTGACAAGGCCTTGTGCGCAATTGTCACTCCTGGTAGTGTTGCTGGAAACTCTGTTGGGGCTGTTGTTTCCCCTGGCATGGCCACATCATTGGAGCCCAGGAACAATACTAATATGAATTCAAAGACAACAACTACTGGTGTCCCGCTGTCCTGCACG AATGATAGGGAGCTGAAACGAGAGAGGAGGAAGCAGTCTAATCGAGAATCTGCTAGAAAGTCCAGGTTGAAGAAGCAG GCTGAGACAGAAGAACTTGCACGTAAAGTCGAATCCTTGACTGCTGAGAATGCATCAATAAGATCTGAGATAGATCGAGTGACAGAACACTCCGGGAAGCTGAGGCTagaaaatgttatattaatg GAGAAACTGAAAAATGCTCAACTAGGACAGACAGAAGAGATCATTTTGAACAGCATTGACAACAAGAGGAGGCCCCTACCTGTTAGTACAGAGAACCTGTTGTCAAGAGTTAATAATTCGGGTTCCATTGTTCAGAGCACTGAGGAAAAGAGTGACATGTATGAGAACAACTCCAAATCAGGTGCCAAGCTACATCCACTCTTAGATGCGAGTCCCAGGGCCGATGCCATGGCTGCTGGCTAA
- the LOC122299432 gene encoding common plant regulatory factor 1-like isoform X4: protein MGKHEEGKCSKSEKPSSPATADKTNQINIHGHPGWAAMQAYYGPQVTLPPYYNPAVTSGHAPHPNMWGTPQPVMPPYGATYAAIYPHGGVYAHPAIPLAVSPLTIETPTKSGNTDRGLMRKLKEFDGLAMSIGNSTGESSEGGAERRLSQSLETEGSSDGNTTRVQANQARRKRSHEGTPTTECDGKIETPASPVSAKDVNAAPDKALCAIVTPGSVAGNSVGAVVSPGMATSLEPRNNTNMNSKTTTTGVPLSCTNDRELKRERRKQSNRESARKSRLKKQAETEELARKVESLTAENASIRSEIDRVTEHSGKLRLENVILMLVLMYRRN from the exons ATGGGAAAACATGAAGAGGGAAAGTGTTCTAAGTCCGAGAAACCATCTTCACCAGCAACAGCG GATAAGACTAATCAGATTAATATTCACGGCCATCCTGGTTGGGCAGCCATGCAG GCATATTATGGCCCCCAAGTCACTCTTCCGCCATATTACAACCCTGCCGTGACTTCAGGCCATGCTCCTCACCCAAATATGTGGGGCACACCTCAG CCAGTGATGCCACCTTATGGGGCAACTTATGCAGCAATCTACCCACATGGAGGGGTTTATGCACATCCTGCTATTCCTCTT GCTGTATCTCCTTTGACAATAGAAACGCCTACAAAGTCTGGAAATACAGACCGAGGTTTAATGAGGAAGTTGAAAGAATTTGATGGGCTTGCAATGTCAATAGGCAACAGCACTGGTGAGAGCTCTGAGGGTGGGGCTGAACGTAGGCTGTCACAGAG TTTGGAGACCGAAGGTTCCAGTGATGGGAACACCACCAGG GTTCAGGCAAATCAAGCCAGGAGGAAAAGAAGCCATGAGGGAACACCCACCACTG AATGTGATGGCAAGATTGAGACCCCGGCCAGTCCAGTTTCTGCTAAGGATGTAAATGCAGCTCCTGACAAGGCCTTGTGCGCAATTGTCACTCCTGGTAGTGTTGCTGGAAACTCTGTTGGGGCTGTTGTTTCCCCTGGCATGGCCACATCATTGGAGCCCAGGAACAATACTAATATGAATTCAAAGACAACAACTACTGGTGTCCCGCTGTCCTGCACG AATGATAGGGAGCTGAAACGAGAGAGGAGGAAGCAGTCTAATCGAGAATCTGCTAGAAAGTCCAGGTTGAAGAAGCAG GCTGAGACAGAAGAACTTGCACGTAAAGTCGAATCCTTGACTGCTGAGAATGCATCAATAAGATCTGAGATAGATCGAGTGACAGAACACTCCGGGAAGCTGAGGCTagaaaatgttatattaatg TTGGTTTTGATGTACAGGAGAAACTGA
- the LOC122299432 gene encoding common plant regulatory factor 1-like isoform X3 produces the protein MQAYYGPQVTLPPYYNPAVTSGHAPHPNMWGTPQPVMPPYGATYAAIYPHGGVYAHPAIPLAVSPLTIETPTKSGNTDRGLMRKLKEFDGLAMSIGNSTGESSEGGAERRLSQSLETEGSSDGNTTRVQANQARRKRSHEGTPTTECDGKIETPASPVSAKDVNAAPDKALCAIVTPGSVAGNSVGAVVSPGMATSLEPRNNTNMNSKTTTTGVPLSCTNDRELKRERRKQSNRESARKSRLKKQAETEELARKVESLTAENASIRSEIDRVTEHSGKLRLENVILMEKLKNAQLGQTEEIILNSIDNKRRPLPVSTENLLSRVNNSGSIVQSTEEKSDMYENNSKSGAKLHPLLDASPRADAMAAG, from the exons ATGCAG GCATATTATGGCCCCCAAGTCACTCTTCCGCCATATTACAACCCTGCCGTGACTTCAGGCCATGCTCCTCACCCAAATATGTGGGGCACACCTCAG CCAGTGATGCCACCTTATGGGGCAACTTATGCAGCAATCTACCCACATGGAGGGGTTTATGCACATCCTGCTATTCCTCTT GCTGTATCTCCTTTGACAATAGAAACGCCTACAAAGTCTGGAAATACAGACCGAGGTTTAATGAGGAAGTTGAAAGAATTTGATGGGCTTGCAATGTCAATAGGCAACAGCACTGGTGAGAGCTCTGAGGGTGGGGCTGAACGTAGGCTGTCACAGAG TTTGGAGACCGAAGGTTCCAGTGATGGGAACACCACCAGG GTTCAGGCAAATCAAGCCAGGAGGAAAAGAAGCCATGAGGGAACACCCACCACTG AATGTGATGGCAAGATTGAGACCCCGGCCAGTCCAGTTTCTGCTAAGGATGTAAATGCAGCTCCTGACAAGGCCTTGTGCGCAATTGTCACTCCTGGTAGTGTTGCTGGAAACTCTGTTGGGGCTGTTGTTTCCCCTGGCATGGCCACATCATTGGAGCCCAGGAACAATACTAATATGAATTCAAAGACAACAACTACTGGTGTCCCGCTGTCCTGCACG AATGATAGGGAGCTGAAACGAGAGAGGAGGAAGCAGTCTAATCGAGAATCTGCTAGAAAGTCCAGGTTGAAGAAGCAG GCTGAGACAGAAGAACTTGCACGTAAAGTCGAATCCTTGACTGCTGAGAATGCATCAATAAGATCTGAGATAGATCGAGTGACAGAACACTCCGGGAAGCTGAGGCTagaaaatgttatattaatg GAGAAACTGAAAAATGCTCAACTAGGACAGACAGAAGAGATCATTTTGAACAGCATTGACAACAAGAGGAGGCCCCTACCTGTTAGTACAGAGAACCTGTTGTCAAGAGTTAATAATTCGGGTTCCATTGTTCAGAGCACTGAGGAAAAGAGTGACATGTATGAGAACAACTCCAAATCAGGTGCCAAGCTACATCCACTCTTAGATGCGAGTCCCAGGGCCGATGCCATGGCTGCTGGCTAA